In Kryptolebias marmoratus isolate JLee-2015 linkage group LG4, ASM164957v2, whole genome shotgun sequence, the following proteins share a genomic window:
- the acap3b gene encoding arf-GAP with coiled-coil, ANK repeat and PH domain-containing protein 3b isoform X4: MTVDFEECIKDSPRFRAGIDDVETDVVEIEAKLDKLVKLCSGMIEAGRAYVSANKLFVNGIKDLSQQCKKEEMISECLEKCGESLQEIVNYHTILFDQAQRSIKQQLHIFIKEDVRKFKDTKKQFDRVREDMELAQVKNAQAPRNKVHEAEEATQALVLSRKAFRHLALDYVLQINVLQAKKKFEILDAMLSFMRAQYTLFQQGFNILDEIDPYMKKLAAQLDQLVIDSAVEKRELEHKHALIQQRTLMQDFSYDDPKLEFNVDAPNGVVMEGYLFKRASNAFKTWNRRWFSIQNSQLVYQKKLKDSLTVVVEDLRLCSVKPCEDNERRFCFEVVSPTKSCMLQAESEKLRQAWIQAVQASIASAYKDISDNYYIERLDRTASPSTSSIDSASEPRERGERADKAFRGGGESLLQRVQNLPGNELCSDCGQTAPCWASINLGVLLCIECSGIHRSLGVHFSKVRSLTLDSWEPELLKLMCELGNTVINNIYEGACEELGVKKPGPSSSRQEKEAWIKSKYVEKRFVKKMSGGEGLVEGERKSRPWTVKKCQRHSSSARAPNKARRKYHRYEPGSASPANLSAAAAAKFRRDSLFCPDELDSLFSYFDTGSGPRSPAGLSSDSGLGGSTDGSTDILVFGSVVDSVTEEEEESEESSSGEVEIEQEVSSDPEDPRELHPGALLYRSSRLHNLPLMAEALAHGADVHSANEEEEGKTPLIQAVIGGSLIACEFLLQNGADVNQRDMRGRGPLHHATYLGHTGQVCLFLKRGASQTEVDEQGHDPLSIAVQAANADIVTLLRLARMNEEMREAEGPLGQPGGAPGRRSIKLKDIRDKLQNYKKGSPKHRFGHPTW, translated from the exons GGCTGGGATCGATGATGTGGAGACGGATGTGGTCGAAATCGAAGCAAAGCTTGACAAG TTGGTGAAGCTGTGCAGCGGGATGATCGAGGCCGGCAGGGCCTACGTCAGTGCCAACAAGCTCTTTGTTAACGGCATCAAAGATCTGTCCCAGCAGTGCAAGAAAGAGGAGATGATATCG GAATGCCTTGAAAAGTGTGGAGAAAGCCTCCAGGAGATTGTCAACTATCACACG ATTTTGTTTGACCAGGCTCAGAGGTCGATCAAACAGCAGCTTCATATCTTCATTAAAGA GGATGTTCGTAAGTTCAAGGACACCAAGAAGCAGTTTGACCGAGTGCGTGAGGACATGGAGCTGGCTCAGGTGAAGAACGCACAAGCGCCCAGGAACAAGGTGCACGAGGCGGAGGAGGCCACGCAGGCCCTCGTCCTGAGCCGCAAAGCCTTCAGGCACCTGGCCTTGGACTACGTGCTGCAG ATTAATGTCCTTCAGGCCAAGAAGAAGTTTGAAATCCTTGATGCA ATGCTGTCCTTCATGCGGGCCCAGTACACTTTGTTTCAACAAGGCTTCAACATCTTAGATGAGATCGACCCCTATATGAAAAAACTGGCTGCGCAG CTGGATCAGCTGGTCATCGACTCTGCCGTGGAGAAGAGGGAGCTGGAGCACAAGCATGCTCTCATCCAGCAGAGA actCTGATGCAg GATTTTTCTTACGATGACCCCAAGCTGGAGTTCAATGTGGATGCTCCGAATGGCGTGGTCATGGAGGGCTATCTGTTCAAGAGAGCCAGCAATGCTTTCAAGACCTGGAACAG GCGGTGGTTTTCTATCCAAAACAGCCAGCTGGTCTACCAAAAGAAACTCAAG GACTCTTTGACGGTTGTGGTTGAGGATCTGAGGTTGTGCTCGGTCAAACCATGTGAGGACAATGAGAGGAGGTTCTGCTTTGAGGTGGTTTCACCTACTAA gagctgcatGCTGCAAGCCGAGTCCGAGAAGCTGCGGCAGGCTTGGATCCAGGCGGTCCAGGCAAGCATCGCTTCTGCCTACAAAGACATCAGCGACAACTATTACATCGAG CGCTTGGACCGGACGGCTTCGCCCTCCACCAGCAGCATCGACTCTGCCAGCGAGCCCCGGGAGAGGGGGGAGAGGGCGGACAAGGCGTTTCGGGGAGGTGGGGAGAGTCTCCTCCAGCGGGTGCAGAACCTGCCAGGCAACGAGTTGTGCAGTGACTGCGGCCAAACGGCTCCCTGCTGGGCCTCGATCAACCTGGGAGTGCTGCTCTGCATCGAGTGCTCAGGGATCCACAG GAGTCTAGGAGTCCATTTCTCTAAAGTGCGCTCGCTGACGTTAGACTCGTGGGAGCCAGAGTTACTCAAG CTGATGTGTGAGCTGGGAAATACTGTCATCAACAACATTTATGAGGGAGCCTGCGAGGAACTAGGAGTTAAAAAACCCGGACCCTCCAGTTCAAG GCAGGAGAAGGAGGCCTGGATCAAGTCCAAATATGTTGAGAAACGTTTCGTGAAGAAGATGAGTGGGGGAGAAGGGCTGGTGGAGGGTGAGAGGAAATCCCGCCCGTGGACAGTGAAGAAATGCCAGAGACACAGCAGTTCTGCCCGGGCCCCCAACAAGGCCCGCAGGAAATACCACCGCTACGAACCTGGCAGCGCCTCACCTGCAAACCTCTCAGCAG cagctgcagcaaagTTTCGCCGGGACTCCCTGTTCTGTCCAGATGAGCTGGACTCGCTCTTCTCTTACTTCGACACTGGCTCCGGGCCTCGCA GCCCCGCAGGTCTCAGCAGCGACAGCGGCTTGGGGGGAAGTACTGACGGCAGCACAGACATCCTGGTTTTTGGCTCTGTGGTGGACAGTGTAACAGAGGAAG AGGAGGAGTCGGAGGAGTCTTCCAGTGGTGAGGTGGAAATCGAACAGGAAGTGTCTTCAGACCCGGAGGATCCGAGGGAGTTGCACCCCGGGGCGCTGCTCTACAGATCTTCCCGCCTCCACAACTTGCCGCTCATGGCGGAGGCGTTGGCCCACGGCGCTGATGTACACTCTGCcaacgaggaagaggaggggaaaacGCCCCTCATTCAAGCTGTGATCGGG GGCTCCTTAATAGCTTGTGAGTTCTTGCTGCAGAACGGGGCCGATGTGAACCAGAGGGACATGAGAGGCCGGGGCCCTCTGCACCATGCCACCTATCTGGGACACACTGG TCAGGTGTGTTTGTTCCTAAAGAGAGGAGCTTCACAGACAGAGGTGGATGAGCAGGGTCACGATCCTCTCAGTATTGCTGTTCAGGCTGCAAACGCAGACATCGTTACTCT GTTGCGTCTGGCACGGATGAACGAGGAGATGCGTGAGGCGGAGGGTCCGTTGGGTCAACCAG